The Archocentrus centrarchus isolate MPI-CPG fArcCen1 chromosome 13, fArcCen1, whole genome shotgun sequence genomic interval AAAAGTGTGCACTCATCAGCGTGAATACAGACACACTTCGACTACTCTGTCCTAAAACAAAGTGGTAATGAAACACTCTTgcattgttcttttctttgagaTAATTACAGCTTTTACACATTCAGGAATCCGTTGCTGTTCGCAGCACTGTGTTATTATCATTCGCTGAAGCTTGAACTGATAAACTTGCTCGCTCAGCAGTTTTAGGCGGACATCATATTTATTCGCTGAAGATAAGCAAAAATGCTCGTTTCGAAGTGGCTCCCTCACGTTGAGCCACCGGTTTCATTCCGCAGTGACGTCTTCATAGCCTCTATTAGCTCTGAGTCCTCATCAGGGGAACTCTGCAGGGAGCCTCCCTCTCTCAGTGCTATAGCTCAGCTGTACAGGGATTAAAGCATGACCCATGATATGTCACCACACTGTACACCCTACCTTCATGCCCTCTGGTGTTTTATTTATATCCTCAAAGAGCTATAAATCCCCAGGTGAAAGTGCTGCCCTTTTCACCAATCAATCTCCCCTCCTGGGGCACTTTGCACTGAGACCATTGAATTAGTGCAGCAAGCAGCCTTGTTTCTTTATGAGATGATAATTCACATCTCATTTTCTACCACCAAACACTTAATGTGTTAATTATAAACACAATTTAGGTAAAAACAGCTTCAGCGAGCCTTATTTCACACCACTGGCATAAATGCATACTGCTGCATAAATGCTCGAACCCCCTCAGTAGCACTAAATAGTTTATGAGCATTTATGGCCCGTGACATTTGTAATTGTGGTTACCTCATTGAGGTTTTATGCAGCAAAATACTTTTCACGAAGCATTATTACATTTTCTTCCAGGCAGGCAATGCTGCACTGGCACCACCTCCCCTGTGACCAGTGGGTGCACATCCACACAGGCTGTCTGGGACATTTGGTTTTACAGTCTGTGAAAACAGCCTTTGTTAAACACAACATTCCTCACTAGTCACACTGCTCAGCTTGCCCTTGCGCACCTCAAAACCTCCCACCCATTCCTCCCCCCATTGTAGCCACACTTGCAGTCCCATCTCCTGCCAAGGTTTGACCATCTAGGACAAGGAGAGGTCACCTCGCTGCTGACGCTACACACTTGTTTGCACCTCCATGTAGGTTTCCTCCATAATGAGCTCTGTATGAAATGACCTCTGTAGTATGCATCGACCTTTAGAAAGTATATGTGAAATTAAGAGGACTGTGGATGAAGCTAAATCATGCAGATTTGGTAATAACTGTGTATgtctttaaaatattattaaaaaccCCTCAATATTTAAACATCTTTTAAGACTTGAATATAAGTAACTGAAGTGTTTAGAGTTCAAACTAATTCAAATTCATACATAGTTGCATTATATGTGCACACGCTGGTTCAGggacaaaatgtaaatgtaggTATGCCGTGCAGTTTATTTAATCATAAccattaacaaaaaacaaacaaacaaacccccccccccccaaacaaatcAATACTGGTTGGAACTGATGGAGTAAAATAAGAGTTGTATCTTGCGTAGATAAATTACCTGTGACATGATGTGAAAGTGTAAATACAATGCATCCAGCTGAAGCAGAAACTATAGTGGACTGAGATTGCCATCTGCTGGCATaaagcataaataaacaaaatgagtTGTATtctaaaattgtaaattatagttttcattttagaaaactgatcCAAAGGAAAACCTCTTCAAACGCAAGTGAGGTCACTCTGCATTCATCACATTTTTAAGTTTGACTGTCTTAACTGTCCGGGAACTTTCCAATTGTGAAGTCACTTGttttccatttcaaaatttAGCCTAAAAATATCATAATTCAAAGATTTTTAATGCTTTCCACAGGTATGGTCATGTCGTTTTTCCCGTTCAGTGGCAGCGTGGAAAGATTGCTGCTGTAGATGAAGTGATGACCGGCAAGGAGGgttgggggtgtgtgtgtgtgtgtgtgtgtgtgtgggggggggggggggggggggggggggggcggcggCTTGGAAACCTGCCTAAAAGCTCTACTGGAGAGAATCAGGACATGGGTAATTTGCAGCAAAAGTAAAgctgctgagtgaaagagagagatacAAATAACAAGCAAGGCAACACTGTTTTTATAGATGTTTTCATACGGGTGGGAATCTGTAGAGATTTCAGCTGCACCACCAAAACAAAGCATGCAAGAATTATTGTAATGTGCAAAAGAAGGTTTTCAATCTGGACAATTTCACCGTGTTGACTGCGTTTGCTTCGGGTCTTTTTAGAAAACAGAACATTTTCACGATGACCACAGGGGATATTTTGTTCACACAGTTGGCAGACATGCATCTCATTTGAAAAACTAACAATTACTTTTGGCAACAATGTAAAGTGGACACATTGTTTTCCATCCAATTTTAGCAgaaatttaaagcatttttagtGGATTAACACCAAGGTACAAAaccagttttttgtgtttttgtctttattgcaATCAGTTTTGACATAATACAAATGATTTGTGCTGGTTCACAATCTGTCGGTAACCAAAAATAAATTGCTTCTTCAAAGAACCTTTTAATGACTGAGATGACCTTCTCTCTTTTCCAGAGATTTATGTTGATATAAGCACACAAGTTTGAACAAATGAGTCAAACgaccaaaccaaacatattACGGATCATAAAAAGTTATTGTTGTCTGATACTTGTGGATGTTTATTTCAGTCTTCTCTTAGATAAGCCTCAGGCACCTCTTCCTCATCATTATTCTCTAAGGAGGCAGCATGCTGTGCCATCCTTTCAACCTCCATTACTTTAGTCTCAGCCAACTTCTTATCTGCATCTAATGAGATTTTTTGTGCCGCCTCCACTTGTGACTGGGCCACCTCAATGTTTGTCCTTGCTGTGACAGAAGCATGGTCAGCTcctgaaaaaaagaatacaCAAATACAAAGTTCAAAGACTCACATGACACCCCTTCCAGTTCAGGTGTAGTCATTAAGCAGACCCCCTTGTCCATCATCTCTATTCTGTTTAAATGCAAAAACCTGGCTGTCTGCAGAGTGACAGCAAATGATCCATACGCCGATCAAAGTGTAACACTGACAGCAGCTGAATAGAAACTGCCACAAACGACAATTGCCAAAGTTTCAATAAGATGAACCCTGAGAGAACCTGCCTCAACGCCACAACCCGACCGTTTTACCACATAGGCCAAAtaactcacattttttttttacacacctgATGTGTATGCCGCctcagctgctgtttcacagAGCTTCACCGCAGTGAACCAGACTGACTCGAAATGCCTGCAATCTTCCCGTCTGTCGTTAACCTGCCGGGAATTACAAAACCAAATAGATCTATAGCTACTCATCTGCAACTCTGTGATCACATTTATAaagaatgaaaaacagaaatgctTTGATTCAAAAACTTTTAACCAAAGACAGCAACACACACTGACCTTTGCACGCTGGCCAATGATCACCTGCCAGATTGAATCCTCCTCTGCAGGGGTCAGTTTTCCCAGTGAGGCCAGATATCGTTTTTGTAGAGCAATGAGTGTGTGCACAGCCTGGAACAAGCACAAGGAGTGTAAGTATAATTTTTATGTAAGAACAATTAAGGCACAGTAGCACACAGGATAATTTTCTATAGTAGGAAGACTTTTCAAAGAACTGTAGCTGATAAATTCAGGCCTATACCTAGCCAGGATAGCTTTTctgatggaaaggaaaaaaaaaaaaaaaagttttttctcgctatatatatatatatatatatatatatatatatatatatatatatatatatatatatacagtatatatatatatatgcttccTGACCTAAAATTTATGTTATGTTTCTGTGCCTTTCAAGCCTATTTGAAAACAAactcttcaccacagcagatcatctgcctccaccttCCCCTGTCCCCAACATCATCTTCTGTCATGCCAACAGTCTGCATGTGCTTTCTCATTTCATCCATTGCCCAGTACGTCAACTATCCCTCCTCTACACATGTTCAACCCATTTCAACATAATTTCAATATAAACTGAAGCAGAAAAGCAGCTTCTAACCACTACATTACATTAGTTAAACATATTGCTagtggttttgttttatttatttggggggAACAGAAATTAGATGTCTGATGTGCAGATGTTTCGAAACTCTGCTCTAAAGCGTGATTGAAAATGCCCACATCACGTGACGACATCTAATTGAGGTTTTGGTGCCCCCCCCCGTTTCGACAGGCGGCTTCTCTGCTGCTTCTGGGTTTGATCGACAGAGTGTAGAACAAAGCTGATGACTCCCACAAAGCTTATAAGTCATCATTatctgcagcaggaggaggagtgtCAGCAGCAACCACAGCAGAGAAGTCAACAGTCTGTAGGAACTTTCTGACAGCTGGGTTAGTGAAACCCACAGTAGCCACAGTGCAACCGCCGATGCCACTGCAGAGGTCAAAAAATACCTCAGTTATGCATTTGTTCCAAGGGCACACGATCCACCGGTTTATTGGCAAGAACGTGTTGTGTATTTAcagctttatatttaaaatacctATGCATGCCTGCAATAAGTGTGCCACTCTACTCTCAATATATTGTATTTAATAAACTGGTTTGGTGCACACTGCACTGAATTGCAAAGCAACTGAAACAGAATCAGGTATGTTAACACAACAGGAGGAAAACCGTATTTGCTGAAACCCACTGCTCACaggtaaataaaacaaataaccattaacaaaacagaacatgatGCCCCCAAACACCTTGGATTGCATTAGGTGATGGACCCAAAACACAAAGGATCTGTTGCCAGCACCTAAGAGTATGGCCACAGAGATCCCGTGTCCATGCCCTAACAGGTGATAATTGTTTGGGCAGCATGAacatatttagttttagtttgaaCCAGTACCTACCCTTCACGCTTTTGAACACTTAAATATGCACTGAATTGCTAATTAATTCAGTTTACCTACATCAGGTTGTGATCACAGAATCTGAATGTATTATGCACTGAAACTTATATGTATGTATTAAGCATTTGCTGAACTTCTTGCAGTTTAGACTGTTCCCTTCTGCGAGCTGGACTGTACCTCATTACactaaaaagcattttaaagaaGGGTACACTGATGCACTGCACTACTTTATAGGCTGATCTGTTACATGCACTTGTATTTTGTATCATGTGCTGCATTGTGTACTTTTGGATGTGTCTTGTGGAATGTGTgagcacacaaatacaaattcCTATGAACTGTGTTGGTGAAATGGCTACAATACACTTGAAATAGTTTTCTGGAGATTGAGACTTACTTTGGAGTACTCGGTGATGGTGTCTATTAGAGCTAAGGTGGCCTGAGAGAGAAACGTGCTTGAACTATCTGTCACCAGAGAGGCTGCTCTTCTGATAAGGGTGTCATGAGAAAGGGGTTCAAcctgcagaaaacacacaaaagattAATACATACTGTTGGTCATGTAGTAGCAGATATACTGCTGTAAACTTTGTAGGTCTGGTCTGGTCAGGTAGTGGGGCAGACTCACCTGTTTGAAAGGTACAGCACACAGCCCAGCGCCCACAGCTAAAGATGCTACGCCTGTGTAGACAACATTTGTCCATTTTCCCAGTTTACTGACTGcaggttttctgctgctgaacaGGACACGAGCGGAATTCctgcaaagacaaaacacagtTTCACTGGCAGCCTGCCAGTTCCGGTGAAATCCATGACGTTGTCACCTGTCTGTCAGGTACCAAAGCTCACAGAgtcaccaaaacaaaacagaaaacaagacaaaactgaagctAGTTTTCAAAtcaatgtatttttattgagTCACTTTGAATTATGCTGCGTcattaaaaatgatgcaaatcTAAGCGTAGATGTGTTATGACTTTAAGACTCATGACTTCCTGTTGTCATTCTTAACACTGATATCAAACACAACACCTCGATTTTCCcatattaaagcatttttttcaagAGGAAATTAGTTCAGCCTAGCGTGTGTAAAATAAATGCCAAATTTTGCCAGTATTATGTTTATCTAACCTTAATTCACACCTTACCTAACGAAACTGAAGTACGCTGTACCCCTCCTGAGCGCCGCCATGTCGCTCCGGCACTACAACCATCATTACGTCACCAAACAAAGAACTCTACGGAAGCCGAGAAGCGACATGCTTGCTATAGCTACAATACAgtgtacatatttatttataacgCTGTCAACGCTACACAGTATTTATCTATAAACAACAAACACGTTGCATCATTGTAATGACAAATAGCTTTTTTGCTCATTAATGGCAGTGAGAGGATGCAAATTACAGCGGCGCTTCAGGGAAAGaataatttgtgttttaaacctaatgaataaaatgcttttttgttgCCATGcatttcttattcttatttcttGTTTTCTCCCTGTATTGTCTAAAACTAGGCAAAGAATTAGGCTCTTATTGTCGTTGGGTTGTCAcaatataagaaaaaaacaatacaaacaaataaaaatgaatctgtGATGTTACGATGTGCGGCTATAATGTTGTGGAATTTCTACAGGAATAAAGGTGCGTATAAGAATCTATATTCAATAGTGTCTTtagatgtgattaaaaaaacttCTCTCCACGCACAGAGGTCCGAGGGATCTTCCAGAAATGGTGACGCTATTTTCCAGAGAACTTATTGATCAGTGggtggtgatttcatacctgttcaTCTCTAACCTTTAATTTCATCAGACACAGGTATTTATAGAAATATCATATTCCCATGTATCAAGTGTTAAAGTGCTTAAACTGAGCTTTAACGGACTTGCAcgtaaaaaacaaactttccaAACTTGAAAGTCCTTTGAGATCGTGAGCATTTCTCTGTGTTAAAGAAATCAACCATAATTGATTCTTTACCCCTTATGATTAAACTCTGAAACTACGTACTAAAGCTCTCAGAGAATAGAATTATAAGGTATTAACTGGTGCTGGTAACACTACAGTTTGACTGTTCATCAAAGACATTTCTGTGTAACTGTTAATTTCttatcttcattttattttctctacAAGACCataatgtgtgttgtgttggacAATCTCGAACCTTTAAATTAACCCAACAATGAAACGAAAACTCGGCAAAGACTGAGCACGGTTGCCCTCTTGTGGTGAAAGAGCAACATGCACTGAACACCTCTCTCCCGTTTCTGTCCATGCATTGTTATTTATGAGTTGTAAGCCATTAAATATGTGCCCTCACTTTCCTGTGGTTTGTGacttttctctttgtctttcgTCTCCCTGTAAGAAAGGTTAGCAATTACATTtcagtgtaatgaatgaatctaTGTTAAAATCAAAGggttaagattttcatttggCACAGATAAATGAGGAAACCCTGGATCCTGGGACAGACAAGTTAAAAGCTATTAAAGGAAGACACCCATCCTAAAAGAagtgtttttgtccttttgtggCCATTTTGCACCTCATGGAGTCATATGAAATTACTATGTCCTTCCTAGTTATTTAGTCCTTTGTGTcataagttttttttatttttaattgtggaTTGTGATAATCATAATGTGAACACTGTGCAAAAGCTTCTAGTAAAATTTCATTTAGTCCTGGTAATCAACCACAGAGGGTCCatgatcttctctttcaggtcagctgctctggcctTCCATTACCAATTGCTCTCTGGGTTTGGTACTCAATCTCGGAGTGTGgggttgacctctgacctggcTC includes:
- the LOC115790675 gene encoding diablo homolog, mitochondrial-like, producing MAALRRGTAYFSFVRNSARVLFSSRKPAVSKLGKWTNVVYTGVASLAVGAGLCAVPFKQVEPLSHDTLIRRAASLVTDSSSTFLSQATLALIDTITEYSKAVHTLIALQKRYLASLGKLTPAEEDSIWQVIIGQRAKVNDRREDCRHFESVWFTAVKLCETAAEAAYTSGADHASVTARTNIEVAQSQVEAAQKISLDADKKLAETKVMEVERMAQHAASLENNDEEEVPEAYLRED